The window CGTTCACCAGCGAGGAGATCTGGGGCTACCTCCCGCGCTTTGAGGGCGATGCACCTCATCCCTCGCTCAGCGGCGTGAACTGGGACTCGGTGCATCTTTCCAGCATGCCCAAGCCCGTCCCGGCCGAGATGGACGACGAGGTGGAAGCCACCTTCGCCGACCTGTGGCGTCTGCGCGAGGAAGTCACCAAAGCACTCGAAGAAGCGCGCAAGAACAAGGACATCGGCGCGAGCCTGGAGGCCAAGGTCACGGTTGCGGCCAAGGCCTCGCTGCAGAGCAAGCTGACCCGGCGCCTGAGCCTCGACGATGTGGCCGATGCCTTCATCGTCTCGGGCATGGAGTGGCTCGATTCGCTGCCCGAGGACGGCGCCCAGGACTTCCAGGTTGCCTGGCAGGCCGCCCCCGGCGGCAAGTGCCCGCGTTGCTGGCACTTCCGCGAGGACATCGGCAAGAGCAGCGCCCACCCAGAGCTGTGCGGCCGCTGCGCCGACGTGGTCTCGGAATAAACCGCGCGCTGCGCGGATATTGCAGGAACGGACATGAGCGAGAAAAACACACTCTCAGCCAAGTGGTGGATCCTGGGGTTGCTGACCCCGCCGCTGGTGTGGGCCGACCTCTACACGAAGGTCCTCATCGGCCGGAGGTTTTATCCGGGCGAGCACCTGACCGTCATTGACGGATTCTTCGACCTGATGTTCGCGCGCAACCGCGGCGCGGCTTTCGGGCTCTTCAACGATCTCTCGCCCGAGATGAGCTTCGCCTTCTTCATCGGCGTGTCGATTATTGCGCTGCTGGTGCTGGGCTATCTGTTCGTTTCCATCAGCCATTACGAAAAATACCTGGGCGTGACTATCACGTTCATTTTCGCCGGCGCACTGGGCAA is drawn from Chrysiogenia bacterium and contains these coding sequences:
- the lspA gene encoding signal peptidase II, which encodes MSEKNTLSAKWWILGLLTPPLVWADLYTKVLIGRRFYPGEHLTVIDGFFDLMFARNRGAAFGLFNDLSPEMSFAFFIGVSIIALLVLGYLFVSISHYEKYLGVTITFIFAGALGNFTDRMRLGYVVDFLHFYVKDFYWPTFNVADICITVGAAMLIYYSIFLEPREDEDEQALPGAQSAENAGA